GCTCGTGGTTGACCTTCGTGCCGAGTTTCTCCTCCATCCACATCCGCGCTCCCCCGGCGCCGCAGCAGAACCCGCGCTCGCGGGAGCGGGGCATCTCGACGAGCGCGAGCCCGGGGACCGCCGCCAGCGCCTCCCGCGGGGCGTCGTATTCGCCGTTGTGCCGGCCGAGGTAACACGAGTCGTGGTAGGTGACCGCGCCCAGGGCCGCCCCGTCCTGCAGGCGGATCCTCCCCGCTTCGATCAGCTCCGCGATCACCTGCGTGTGGTGGACGACCTCGTAGCGGCCGCCCAGCTGCGGGTACTCGTTGAGGATCGTGTTGAAGCAGTGCGGGCACTGCGTGACGATCTTGCGGAAGCGCGACTTGTACCCGTCGAGCGTGGCGATGTTCCCCTGCGCGAGGATCTGGTAGAGGTACTCGTGCCCGGAGCGCCGGGCGGGATCCCCCGTGCATTGCTCCTCGGGGCCGAGCGCCGCGAACGACACCCCGGCGGCCTTGAGGATCGTCGCCGTCGCGCGGGCGACCTTCTGGCCGCGGGCGTCGAACGCCCCGGCGCACCCGACCCACAGGAGATACTCGACCTCGCCGTCGATCTCCCCGAGCATCGGGATCCCGAGCCCGTCCGCCCAGTCGCCGCGCGCCGTCGCCGGCTGGCCCCAGGGATTCCCCGACTTCTCGAGGTTGCGGAAGGCGGTGCCGAGCTCGGTGGGGAACGCGCTGTCCTCGAGGACGAGCTTGCGGCGCATCCCGACGATGCGGTCGACGAACTCGATGAAGAGAGGGCACGCCTGCTCGCAGGCGCGGCAGGTCGTGCACGACCACAACACGTCCTCGTGGATCACCCCGCCCGGGAGCACCGGGAGCTCGACTCCCTGCTTCGGCCGCATCCCCGCGAGGACGGGGAGGATCGGCAGGAGCGCCTCGCGCATGTCCTCGTTGATCTTCTTCGGGTTCAGGGGCTTGCCGGTGGCGAACGCCGGGCAGGCCTCCTGGCAGCGGCCGCATTCGGTGCAGGAGTAGACGTCGAGGTAGTCCTTCCAGCGCAGGTCCTCGAAGCCGCGGACGCCGAACTTCTCCGCCTCCGCGGCCTTCTCGATGTCCATCGCCGGGAGCGAACCGGTGTCGAGCCGGCGGAAGATCACCGACGGAAGCGACGTCACGACGTGGAAGTGCTTCGAGACCGGCAGATAACACAGGAACCCGAGGAGCGTGACGAGGTGCAGCCACCACATCGAGCCGAAGAGGATCCCGTCCGGGGGCGAAGGGAGCCAGGCCATGCCGAGATCGGTCAGCATCAGCGTGCCGATCAGCGAGAGGATCAGCGCCGCGTCCCACGAGGGGGTCAGTCGCTTCGGGCGGATCGCGACGCGGCGGAAGGCCGCGCTCGCGACCATCGCCAGCACCGCCACCTCGAAGAGGTCCCGGACGACGGCGTAGCCGGAGCCGAGCGGGTCGTCCGGCCCGAAGAACGGGAGGAAGACCGGGCGGCGGAACAGGCCCGACAACACGAAGTGCAGCGTGTTCAGGGCGACCGCGAGGAACCCCCAGAAGATCAGCGCGTGCATGATCCCCGCGAGGCGGTACCCCGGCGCGAGGATCCGGCGCTGGCCGACGAAGTGGGTCGCGACCCCGAGGAGCCGCTCGCCCCAGCGGTCGAGCCGGTCGATCGGCTGCGCGTTCAGGAGCAGGCGGACCCTGGCGATCATCAGCCAGGCGAAGGTGCCGACGGCCCCCAGCACCAGCACGAGGAACGCGGCATATCCGGCGGTCGACGCAGTCGGAAACACGGGGGTGCCCTCAACAAGCAGCGGATGATAGCCGGGATGAGAAAATGGGGACAGCAACCTATTTCCGGGAAGGGTTCACACCCCTGCGCAACGTGAGACTACGGAGCATCGGGACACCGGCCTAACCCCTTCCCGGAAATAGGTTGCTGTCCCCATTTCACCGCAGGACGAGCAGATCGGCCCTCGGGTTGGCCCGGATCACGCGCACCTCCACCCGTTCGCCGGCCGCCGCGGCGAGCCCCGGCACGACCTCCTCGGTGCACGTCGCGTCGAGCAGGACGACGGGGCGCGGCTGCGTCTCCACGACGATCCCCTCGAGGATCGACCCGGTGCGCTCGGCGAACCAGCGGAGCATCCAGTAGCGGTCCCGCGAGCGTTCCGCGCGGCGGGCCTCGGCCTCGGCCCGCTCGGTCGTCGCCGCCACGCGCTGGAGCGCCGGAGCGTCGTACGGAGGACGCTCCCCGCGCAGCGCCGCGCCGATCTGCCGGTGCGCCACGAGGTCCTGGTAGCGGCGCAGCGGGGAGGTCGCCTGGGCGTACGCCTCGAGTCCGAGGGCGTAGTGGCGCCCGGGGGTCAGCCCCGCCTCGCCTCGCCGGAGCAGCCGTCGCACCGAACGGACGACGCGCGGGTCGACCACGGGCTCCGAGAGCTGCGGCAGCCGCCCCTCGGGCGGGGCCTGGCGCCGGTAGATCGCGGGGATCCCGCGCTCCGACGCGAAGCGCGCCGCGAGCTCCCCCGCCAGGACCATCGCCTCGCTGACGAGTCGGTGCGCGGGGGTCCCCGTGTCGCGGCGCTCGAGGACGAGGGTTCCGTCCTCGGCGACGACGATCTCCGTCTCGACCGCGCGCAGGCGCACCGCCCCCGCTCTCGCGCGGAACCCCTCGCGAAGGTCCGCCGCCGCGAGGAGCGCGCGCAGGTCGGCCGCGGCTCGCCCCGAGCCGTCGACGATCGACGCGTCGGCCGCCTCGTAGTCCAGGCGCGCCGCCACCTTCACGATCGACCGGACGACGCGCCAGTTCCCGATCGAGCCGTCGCCGCCGACCTCGGCGAGGAAGCTCAGCGCCGGGCGTTCCTCGCCGGGGACGAGGCTCGCGGCCCGCTCGGAGATCGCCGGGGGGAGCATCGGCAGCCGCGCGTCGGGGAAATAGAAGGTCGTCCCGCGCGCGATCGCCTCCAGATCCACCGGATCGCCCGGCGCGACGAACGCCGCCGGGTCGGCGATGTGGACCCCCACGCGGAACCCGCCGTCGTCGAGGCGCTCGACCGAGAGCGCGTCGTCGACCTCGCGGGTGCGCGGGCCGTCGATCGTCCAGACGACGAGCGACACGAGATCCTCCCGCCCGGCGCGCGGGAAGCCGCGCTGCGCCGCCTCGTCGGCGGCGCGGAGCACCTCGTCCGGGAACCCCAGCCGCAGCCCGTACCGCCGGACGTCGAGGTTCTCGTCGTCGTCCTCGAAGACGCCCACCCGTCGCAGGAGGCGGAACGCCGCCTCGTGCGCCCGGTCGTAGGCGATCCCAGAGGCCTCGATCGCCTCGCGGGCGACGTCGCGCTCCTTCTCGTCGGCCTCGTCGCCGTCGAGGGCGACCGCCTCGAGGGCGGAGAGGTAGCGGCGCTCGACCTCGGAGCCCTGCGCGACGTACGGCTCCCCCGCTCCGGCGCGACGCAGCGCCTCGAGGGCGGCGCGTTTCTCCTCCCCGCGACGGGCGGAGCGACGGTTCTGGTCGAGGATCTCCTCGACCGCCTCGGGCTCGCGCGCCTGCCACCCTTCGGGGCGCCGGATGAAGTGGACGCCGTCGCCGACGAGGGCGACGACGAGTGCCGCGCGCGCCTCCCCCGTCCTCCGCCCGACCGCGAGGTCGGCAAGGTCGCTCTCCGACCACGCGACCCCCGAGCCGCGCGCGAGATCCCACACCGTCGCGACGTCGATCGCCGCCGCCTCGGCGCGCGCGCGCGCCTCGACGAGCGCGACGCGCTCGGCGGCCGCCCGGCGATCCTCGAGGGACTTCCCCGGAGCGCGCCCCGACGGCTCGACGGCGAAGGCCAGGCGCGCCTCCGGCACGCGGTCCTCCCGGCCCGAGGATCCGATGAGCGAGACGCGCTGCTTCTCGTCCCCCGCGTAGACGGCGAAGGCGATCTCGCCGCCGCGCCACCAGGCGACGATCGCGCCGGGGGCGATCCCCTCCCTCACAGGCGCCTCAGCACCGACTCGACCCCGCGGGCGAGCCCGGCGAGATCGGTGGCTTCCGCGACGGCGTCGACGTGGGGGAGGTAGGCGGCGAGCGCCGAGTCCGCGGTCCCCCAGCGCGATTCGGGCTCGGGGACGAGCCAGAGGACCGCGCGGCAGCGACGGGCGAGATCCCCGAGCGCCCAGTCGAGCGGGTCGTACCGGTTCGTGCGGGCGTCCCCCAGGACGACGAGGATCGTGTCCCGTCCCGCGGGGCGCAGCTTCGAGGACGCCAGGGCGTGAAGCGCCCGACCGTAGTCGCTCGCCGCGTCGAGGTTGAGCCCGGACAGCCCCTGGAGCACCTGCGCGAACGTCGCGCGCGACGAGCGTTTCCAGCGCGCGACCGCCTCGGTCGCGTCGACCGGCCGGTCGACGAAGGCGACGATCCGCGCGCGCCTTCCGGGCTCGAGGAACTCCGAGGCGATCCACAGGAAATACCCGGCCGCGCGCGCGACCGACCACGAGACGTCCACGAGCAGGACGACGCGCGTGGGCCGGGGCCGCGGCCGGCGCCACGGGAGCTCGAACGGGATCCCCTGGTGGCGGAGATTGCGGCGAAAGACCAGGCGCACGTCGAGCCGACCGCGCCGCGCCTCGCGTGTCCTGCGCGAGGCGCGCAGGCGGATTGCCTCCACGATCCGCGGGAGCATCCGCGCGAGCTCGCGATCCTCCTGCTCGGAGGCGCGAGGGGAGAGGGCGCGGTGCAGCGGGTCCGTCGCATCCCCGCGCTCGCGACGGCGGACGGGGGCGCGGGAGCGGCGCCGCTCGCGCAGCGCCTCGAGGGTCCGGCGCACCTTCTCGCGCGGGTCCTCGCGGCGCTCGGCCGCCGGTTTGCGCCCGCCGCGCCGGTCGGGATCGGGGGGCCGGCGTCGCGTCGTGCGCGGATCGGGCCGTCCCGTCCCGCGGCGCTCCCCCTTGCGGTCTCCCACGGCGCCCTCGGGGGGGACGAAGAACGCGTCGAACACGCGGTCGAGGATCGCGACGGCGCGCCGGTCCTTCGCGAGGGTGGCGCGCAGCACGGCGCGCACGCGCGCGCGGTCCTCGATCCCGACGGCGTCGATCGCGCGGGCCGCGTCGAGCAGCTCGGACGGCGAGGCGGACAGTCCTTCGGCGCGCAGGGTCTCCGCGAACCGCGCGAGGGCGGGATTCACCGGAAGCGCTGCGGATCGGCGAGGACGCGCTCGAGGTCCTCGCGGTTCTTGAGGAGGGCGCCGAGCGTCTTGCGGAGAGCGGCGGAGGACAACGAATCGGCCCCGACCGCGGCGAGCGCGAGCGCCCAGTCGACGACCTCCGCGATCCCCGGCGCCTTGCGCAGCTCCGCCTTCCGGAGCGCCTGCGCGAACCTGACGATCCGGTCGGCGAAGGCGACCGACAGGCCGGGGACGCGGGACTCGAGGATCCGCGTCTCGTCCTCGAGCGACGGGTAGTCGACGTAGTGGAACAGGCACCGGCGGCGCAGCGCGTCGGAGAGCTCGCGCGTGTCGTTGCTCGTGAGGATCGCGCGCGGCCGCCGCTTCGCCCGGAGCGTGCCGAGCTCGGGGATCGACACCTGCCAGTCCGACAGCACCTCGAGCAGGAACGCCTCGAACTCCTCGTCGGAACGGTCGACCTCGTCGAGCAGGAGCACGACCGGCTTCTCGGCGAGGACCGCCGCGAGCAGGGGCCGCGGGAGCAGGAAATCGCGGGAGAAGAAGGCGTCCGTCTCGCGCCGGAGCAGCACCACCGCGTCCTCGAGGCTCCGGGCGCCCTCGAGGAGCTGCGAGGTCTTGTCGCGCAGGAGCTGGGCGTAGAGCATCTGCTTGCCGTACGACCACTCGTAGAGGGCCTTGGCCTCGTCGAGCCCCTCGTAACACTGCAGCCGCACGAGCTCGGCGTCGTGGTACGCGGCCCACAGTTTCGCGATCTCGGTTTTCCCCACGCCGGGGGGGCCCTCGAGGAGCAGCGGCTTCCCGAGCGTCTCCGCGAGGTGCAGGGCCACCGCGGTCTCCTCGGCGCACACGAACCCGTGCTCGAGGAACGCGGCGCGGATCGCCTCGGGGGAGGTCACGGCGCGGCCCGGCGGGCGGCCGCCGCGGCCAGGCGGCGGAAGGCCGGGTTGTCCGGGTTGAGCATCGTCGCCAGGCGCGCGTGTTCGGCGGCCTCGGCGAAGCGCTTCTCGTGCATCAGCGCCGCCGCCAGCGTGCCCCGCGCGAGGGCCCAGGTCGGACGCCGCGCGACCGCCGTCTCGAGCTCGGCGATCCCCTCCCGGGTCTTCCCCATCTGCAGGTAGGTCGTGCCGAGCGCCATCGCGTAGGTTCCGAGGTCGGGGAGGATCTCGCGCGCCGTCCGGAGCTCGGCGACCGCCTCGTCGAGCTTCCCGCGCTCGCGCAGCAACACGCCGAGGTCCAGACGCGTGTCGCCGTGCCGGGGCGCGACGCTCAACACGCGCCGCAGCGTCTCGATCGCCTCGTCGTCCCGCCCGAGACGCATCAGGCAGGTCGCGATCCGCCGTTGCGTGTAGGGGGCGAACGGGCTCGCGGGGTTCGATCCCGCGTAGG
The genomic region above belongs to Candidatus Polarisedimenticolaceae bacterium and contains:
- a CDS encoding (Fe-S)-binding protein: MFPTASTAGYAAFLVLVLGAVGTFAWLMIARVRLLLNAQPIDRLDRWGERLLGVATHFVGQRRILAPGYRLAGIMHALIFWGFLAVALNTLHFVLSGLFRRPVFLPFFGPDDPLGSGYAVVRDLFEVAVLAMVASAAFRRVAIRPKRLTPSWDAALILSLIGTLMLTDLGMAWLPSPPDGILFGSMWWLHLVTLLGFLCYLPVSKHFHVVTSLPSVIFRRLDTGSLPAMDIEKAAEAEKFGVRGFEDLRWKDYLDVYSCTECGRCQEACPAFATGKPLNPKKINEDMREALLPILPVLAGMRPKQGVELPVLPGGVIHEDVLWSCTTCRACEQACPLFIEFVDRIVGMRRKLVLEDSAFPTELGTAFRNLEKSGNPWGQPATARGDWADGLGIPMLGEIDGEVEYLLWVGCAGAFDARGQKVARATATILKAAGVSFAALGPEEQCTGDPARRSGHEYLYQILAQGNIATLDGYKSRFRKIVTQCPHCFNTILNEYPQLGGRYEVVHHTQVIAELIEAGRIRLQDGAALGAVTYHDSCYLGRHNGEYDAPREALAAVPGLALVEMPRSRERGFCCGAGGARMWMEEKLGTKVNHERIGEAAATGAGVVASGCPFCMTMLADGANETGRQERLQVLDVAQIVERHLVRPEGT
- a CDS encoding ribonuclease catalytic domain-containing protein; the protein is MREGIAPGAIVAWWRGGEIAFAVYAGDEKQRVSLIGSSGREDRVPEARLAFAVEPSGRAPGKSLEDRRAAAERVALVEARARAEAAAIDVATVWDLARGSGVAWSESDLADLAVGRRTGEARAALVVALVGDGVHFIRRPEGWQAREPEAVEEILDQNRRSARRGEEKRAALEALRRAGAGEPYVAQGSEVERRYLSALEAVALDGDEADEKERDVAREAIEASGIAYDRAHEAAFRLLRRVGVFEDDDENLDVRRYGLRLGFPDEVLRAADEAAQRGFPRAGREDLVSLVVWTIDGPRTREVDDALSVERLDDGGFRVGVHIADPAAFVAPGDPVDLEAIARGTTFYFPDARLPMLPPAISERAASLVPGEERPALSFLAEVGGDGSIGNWRVVRSIVKVAARLDYEAADASIVDGSGRAAADLRALLAAADLREGFRARAGAVRLRAVETEIVVAEDGTLVLERRDTGTPAHRLVSEAMVLAGELAARFASERGIPAIYRRQAPPEGRLPQLSEPVVDPRVVRSVRRLLRRGEAGLTPGRHYALGLEAYAQATSPLRRYQDLVAHRQIGAALRGERPPYDAPALQRVAATTERAEAEARRAERSRDRYWMLRWFAERTGSILEGIVVETQPRPVVLLDATCTEEVVPGLAAAAGERVEVRVIRANPRADLLVLR
- a CDS encoding VWA domain-containing protein; this encodes MNPALARFAETLRAEGLSASPSELLDAARAIDAVGIEDRARVRAVLRATLAKDRRAVAILDRVFDAFFVPPEGAVGDRKGERRGTGRPDPRTTRRRPPDPDRRGGRKPAAERREDPREKVRRTLEALRERRRSRAPVRRRERGDATDPLHRALSPRASEQEDRELARMLPRIVEAIRLRASRRTREARRGRLDVRLVFRRNLRHQGIPFELPWRRPRPRPTRVVLLVDVSWSVARAAGYFLWIASEFLEPGRRARIVAFVDRPVDATEAVARWKRSSRATFAQVLQGLSGLNLDAASDYGRALHALASSKLRPAGRDTILVVLGDARTNRYDPLDWALGDLARRCRAVLWLVPEPESRWGTADSALAAYLPHVDAVAEATDLAGLARGVESVLRRL
- a CDS encoding MoxR family ATPase, which gives rise to MTSPEAIRAAFLEHGFVCAEETAVALHLAETLGKPLLLEGPPGVGKTEIAKLWAAYHDAELVRLQCYEGLDEAKALYEWSYGKQMLYAQLLRDKTSQLLEGARSLEDAVVLLRRETDAFFSRDFLLPRPLLAAVLAEKPVVLLLDEVDRSDEEFEAFLLEVLSDWQVSIPELGTLRAKRRPRAILTSNDTRELSDALRRRCLFHYVDYPSLEDETRILESRVPGLSVAFADRIVRFAQALRKAELRKAPGIAEVVDWALALAAVGADSLSSAALRKTLGALLKNREDLERVLADPQRFR